The following proteins are co-located in the Kiritimatiellaceae bacterium genome:
- the gyrA gene encoding DNA gyrase subunit A — protein MNTQQHQRIDLVNIEDEMQRAYIDYSMSVIIGRALPDARDGLKPGNRRILFAMKERGWVSSKPFVKCAKIVGEVIGNYHPHGDTAVYDTMVRMAQDFSMRCMLINGQGNFGSIDGDRAAAYRYTECKLLPLAEEMLADIDKNTVDMRPNFDETLMEPTVLPARVPNLLINGSTGIAVGMATNIPPHNLSEVIDGTIHLIENPNATAEDLCQFIKGPDFPTAGIVHGLGGIRSMYLTGRGRIRMRGKADIEEFGNGRERIIITEIPYAVNKAAMITRMAELVREKNLEGISDIRDESGKLGIRVVIELKKGAIGKVVLNNIYKHTQLASTFGAIMLAIDGNRPRIMNLKELLQCFIKHRFQVITRRTQFDLDKNRARAHILEGLLIALDNLDEVVRIIRASKSREEAQTKLIERFQFSELQVKAILDMRLYQLTGLERDKIQAEFDELQKQIAYLIDLLEHEEKLYGVIKDDLAEIKAKYGEPRRTQLEIDEGEIDIEDLIADEPCAITLSNTGYIKRVPVDTYRQQRRGGKGVMGMDTKDEDFVEHVFTASTHDYLLCFTQAGRMYWLKAYHVPEGSRTARGRALANVIEMGPEEKLAAILCVRELDDDAHNLLMATKNGIIKKTVLSAYKNIRAGGINAINVDEGDQLIGVQLTGGTNEIILSMRNGKAIRFNEEDARPIGRTARGVKGVTLEGDDQVVSIEIVNTAATMMAITENGYGKRTNFDEYRLQSRGGKGIISIQTTERNGNVVSAHAVTNENRIMLISQNGQMICIGASDLRVIGRNTQGVRLVNLNEGDKIVSAAVLDPEAEVTETVAPVSTEVVEADVPETDAE, from the coding sequence ATGAATACACAACAGCATCAGCGTATTGATCTGGTCAATATCGAAGACGAAATGCAGCGCGCCTACATCGACTACTCGATGAGCGTGATCATCGGCCGCGCCCTGCCCGATGCGCGCGACGGTCTCAAGCCCGGCAACCGCCGCATCCTTTTCGCCATGAAAGAACGCGGCTGGGTCAGCAGCAAGCCTTTCGTCAAGTGCGCAAAAATCGTCGGGGAAGTGATCGGTAACTATCATCCGCACGGCGACACGGCGGTCTATGACACGATGGTGCGTATGGCGCAGGATTTCTCCATGCGCTGCATGCTCATCAACGGTCAGGGAAACTTCGGCTCCATCGACGGCGACCGCGCGGCGGCCTACCGGTACACCGAATGTAAACTGCTCCCGCTGGCCGAAGAAATGCTGGCCGACATCGACAAAAACACCGTCGATATGCGCCCTAACTTCGACGAAACGCTCATGGAGCCGACCGTTCTGCCGGCTCGCGTCCCCAACCTGCTCATTAACGGCAGTACCGGGATCGCCGTCGGGATGGCTACGAACATTCCGCCGCACAATCTGAGCGAGGTGATCGACGGAACCATCCATCTGATTGAAAATCCGAATGCCACCGCAGAGGATCTCTGTCAGTTCATCAAAGGCCCCGACTTCCCGACTGCCGGTATCGTTCACGGCCTTGGCGGAATCCGATCCATGTACCTCACCGGCCGCGGCCGCATCCGGATGCGCGGCAAAGCCGATATCGAGGAATTCGGCAACGGCCGCGAACGCATCATCATCACCGAAATTCCGTACGCCGTAAACAAAGCCGCCATGATCACCCGTATGGCCGAACTGGTGCGCGAAAAAAATCTCGAAGGCATTTCGGATATCCGCGACGAATCCGGCAAGCTCGGCATCCGCGTGGTCATCGAGCTTAAAAAAGGCGCGATCGGCAAAGTCGTACTCAACAACATTTACAAACACACCCAACTGGCGAGCACCTTCGGCGCGATCATGCTGGCTATCGACGGCAACCGCCCGCGCATCATGAACCTCAAGGAACTGCTGCAGTGCTTCATCAAACACCGCTTTCAGGTGATCACCCGCCGCACACAGTTCGATCTCGATAAAAACCGCGCCCGCGCCCATATCCTTGAAGGGCTGCTCATCGCGTTAGACAACCTTGACGAAGTGGTCCGGATCATCCGCGCTTCCAAGTCGCGCGAAGAAGCTCAGACCAAACTGATCGAACGCTTTCAGTTCAGCGAACTGCAGGTTAAAGCAATCCTCGATATGCGCCTCTATCAGCTGACGGGTCTGGAGCGCGACAAAATCCAGGCCGAGTTCGACGAACTCCAGAAGCAGATTGCCTACCTGATCGATCTGCTCGAACATGAAGAGAAGCTTTACGGCGTCATCAAAGACGACCTCGCCGAAATCAAAGCCAAATACGGCGAACCGCGCCGCACGCAGTTGGAAATCGACGAAGGCGAAATTGATATCGAAGATCTGATCGCCGACGAACCCTGCGCCATCACGCTGTCCAACACCGGCTACATCAAGCGCGTGCCGGTCGATACCTACCGGCAGCAGCGCCGTGGCGGCAAAGGCGTCATGGGCATGGATACCAAGGACGAGGATTTTGTCGAACACGTTTTCACCGCTTCGACTCACGACTACCTGCTCTGCTTCACGCAGGCGGGCCGTATGTATTGGCTCAAAGCCTACCACGTGCCGGAAGGCAGCCGCACAGCGCGCGGACGCGCGCTGGCCAACGTCATTGAAATGGGTCCGGAAGAAAAGCTGGCCGCCATTCTCTGCGTACGCGAACTCGATGACGATGCACACAATCTGCTGATGGCCACCAAAAACGGCATCATCAAAAAGACCGTTCTGTCGGCTTACAAAAACATCCGCGCCGGCGGCATTAATGCCATCAACGTGGATGAAGGCGATCAGCTCATCGGCGTACAGCTCACCGGCGGAACGAATGAAATCATTCTCAGCATGCGCAACGGTAAAGCGATCCGCTTCAATGAAGAGGACGCCCGCCCGATCGGTCGTACTGCTCGCGGCGTCAAAGGCGTTACCCTTGAAGGCGACGATCAGGTCGTCTCCATCGAAATCGTCAACACCGCCGCCACCATGATGGCGATCACCGAAAACGGTTACGGCAAACGCACCAACTTCGACGAATACCGTCTGCAAAGCCGCGGCGGTAAAGGGATCATCAGCATCCAGACCACGGAACGAAACGGTAACGTCGTCAGCGCTCACGCAGTAACAAATGAAAACCGCATCATGCTGATTTCCCAGAACGGACAGATGATCTGCATCGGGGCAAGCGACCTGCGCGTCATCGGCCGCAACACGCAAGGTGTGCGACTGGTCAATCTCAACGAAGGCGACAAGATTGTTTCCGCCGCCGTTCTTGACCCGGAAGCGGAAGTTACTGAAACAGTCGCCCCGGTTTCGACCGAGGTTGTTGAAGCGGACGTTCCGGAAACTGACGCTGAGTAG
- a CDS encoding stress response translation initiation inhibitor YciH: protein MPIDLGSLDLTPEWSKTTPGSQLPPKKDKPHQKPSTPLVRRSFSEGGKGDGIVRVGRETKGRKGSGVTVITGIPSHPEGLEKLAKQFKQQCGTGGTVKNGVIEIQGDHRDLLVKELSALGYTVKKAGG from the coding sequence ATGCCGATTGATCTGGGCAGTCTTGATCTGACCCCGGAGTGGAGCAAAACCACTCCGGGCAGTCAGCTTCCGCCGAAAAAAGACAAACCCCATCAAAAGCCGTCCACCCCGCTTGTCCGCCGAAGCTTTAGCGAAGGAGGAAAAGGCGACGGTATTGTGCGTGTCGGAAGAGAAACCAAAGGCCGCAAAGGTTCCGGCGTTACAGTGATCACCGGGATTCCGTCCCATCCGGAAGGACTGGAAAAGCTGGCGAAGCAGTTTAAGCAGCAATGCGGAACCGGCGGAACCGTCAAGAACGGCGTCATTGAAATCCAAGGCGATCACCGCGACCTGCTCGTCAAAGAATTATCCGCCCTCGGATATACCGTTAAAAAGGCGGGTGGATAA
- a CDS encoding peptidylprolyl isomerase (rotamase C; accelerates isomerization of the peptidyl prolyl bond) has product MAKAAARHILVSTEAECNKLKQQIADGADFAALAKQHSQCPSGQKGGALGTFSPGQMVREFDQVVFSAEIGKVQGPVKTQFGYHLVEVTMRTN; this is encoded by the coding sequence ATGGCAAAGGCCGCAGCAAGACACATTCTCGTCAGTACCGAAGCAGAGTGCAATAAACTCAAACAGCAGATCGCCGATGGTGCGGATTTCGCCGCGCTGGCGAAACAGCATTCGCAGTGTCCGTCTGGACAAAAGGGCGGGGCGCTGGGAACTTTTTCACCCGGCCAGATGGTTCGCGAGTTCGATCAGGTGGTTTTCAGTGCCGAAATCGGCAAGGTGCAGGGGCCGGTCAAAACGCAATTCGGCTACCATCTGGTCGAAGTGACCATGCGGACGAATTAA
- a CDS encoding DUF4160 domain-containing protein, with protein sequence MPVISMFYGLIIHLYFLDNQRHKKPHIHVSYQGQEAVVSIPDGDLLDGTLPPNKMKLVQAWIEIHRDELIADWSLAAKGQLPYKIEPLK encoded by the coding sequence ATGCCTGTTATATCCATGTTTTACGGACTTATTATTCATCTATACTTTCTGGACAACCAGCGGCACAAAAAGCCCCATATTCACGTGAGTTATCAAGGTCAGGAAGCTGTTGTTTCGATTCCCGATGGAGATTTGCTCGATGGAACCCTGCCGCCAAATAAAATGAAGCTTGTGCAGGCATGGATTGAAATTCACCGGGACGAATTGATAGCGGACTGGTCACTGGCAGCAAAAGGACAGTTGCCCTATAAAATTGAACCGCTAAAATGA
- a CDS encoding DUF2442 domain-containing protein produces MNPDLKTVKARNDYKLDLVFENGETGVFDCAPLLDFGVFRELNDRNYFEQVFVTFGTVAWPNGQDICPDTLYLTATGKEKQLMVAEEPEGYGK; encoded by the coding sequence ATGAACCCCGATTTAAAAACAGTTAAAGCCCGTAATGACTACAAGCTCGATCTGGTTTTCGAGAATGGAGAAACCGGCGTGTTTGACTGCGCCCCCCTACTCGACTTCGGCGTATTCAGGGAACTAAACGACCGGAATTATTTCGAACAGGTTTTCGTTACATTCGGAACGGTTGCCTGGCCTAATGGGCAGGATATCTGTCCTGATACCCTTTACCTCACAGCAACCGGTAAAGAAAAGCAGCTAATGGTTGCAGAAGAACCGGAAGGATATGGAAAATGA
- the hisB gene encoding imidazoleglycerol-phosphate dehydratase HisB gives MKQRKATIQRKTNETDICLSINLDGTGTYSIETGVPFFNHMLELLSKHSLIDMDIKASGDIQVDYHHLIEDVGLALGQAFNEALGERRGINRYGFWLLPMDDALASAEVSLDLGGRPYLVYEISNKKNLIRDFDTDILGHFWRSFCDTAKLNLHIDQKYGDDLHHAHEAVFKAVARALRMACTADERALDALPSSKGKI, from the coding sequence ATGAAACAGCGGAAAGCAACGATACAGCGCAAAACGAACGAAACGGATATCTGCCTGTCGATCAACCTCGACGGCACCGGAACCTATTCGATTGAAACCGGCGTGCCGTTTTTCAACCATATGCTGGAACTGCTTTCCAAACACTCGCTAATCGACATGGATATCAAAGCCTCCGGCGATATTCAGGTGGACTACCACCACCTCATCGAAGATGTCGGTCTGGCGCTCGGACAGGCTTTCAACGAAGCGCTCGGCGAACGGCGCGGCATTAACCGCTACGGCTTCTGGCTGCTTCCGATGGACGATGCGCTCGCCAGCGCCGAAGTATCGCTCGATCTCGGCGGACGCCCCTACCTCGTCTACGAAATTTCCAATAAGAAAAATCTGATCCGCGACTTCGATACCGATATTCTCGGTCACTTCTGGCGCTCGTTCTGCGACACCGCCAAACTGAACCTTCACATCGATCAGAAATATGGCGACGATCTGCACCACGCCCACGAAGCCGTCTTCAAAGCCGTCGCCCGCGCTCTGCGCATGGCCTGCACCGCCGACGAACGCGCCCTCGATGCCCTGCCATCGAGTAAAGGGAAAATCTGA
- a CDS encoding DUF4041 domain-containing protein has translation MNQILALSFAVIIVILIAVLFRISIKKTAAEKKASELGTTLSRLKIENTRLSKWQVVDDADGRAKEILITAQAELENAKTQAASMISESAQRAKNLEVEALRGLDSAIVQAKGIVAEAEKKAEEIAGSAYEAMKNVEQLGKTAKAMKNIIEGYGDEYLIPRRSLLDDLAEDFGFTEAGINLKAARERTKSMVCNSTAATCEYVEAKRKDTAMDFVVDAFNGKVDSILSRIKNDNAGKLEQEIKDAFTLVNHNGKAFREAAISPEYLASRIDELKWAAVAQQLKLEEKEEQRRIKEQIKEEEKARRDFERAMKDAAKEEDILRKAMEKAQAQIAQASEEQKVKYEAQLTELSERLRAAEEKSQRALSMAQQTKRGHVYIISNIGSFGEHVYKIGLTRRLDPLDRIKELGDSSVPFEFDVHALIFSEDAPALENQLHKHFVMMQMNKVNYRKEFFKVDIGHIREEVEKFGLVAKWTMAALAEEYRQSMLIEKAIAEDPAKKDAWINRQLLLEPADSFAGSDIADKEGLTPCNGLELPVADLTITASGSATRDKS, from the coding sequence ATGAATCAAATACTTGCGCTTAGTTTCGCTGTAATAATCGTTATACTTATTGCGGTTCTGTTTCGAATCTCGATTAAAAAAACCGCGGCAGAAAAAAAAGCTTCTGAACTGGGGACCACGCTCTCCAGATTAAAAATAGAAAATACACGGCTTTCAAAGTGGCAGGTTGTTGACGATGCCGATGGAAGGGCGAAAGAAATACTGATCACAGCACAGGCTGAACTTGAGAATGCTAAGACTCAGGCCGCCTCTATGATATCTGAAAGCGCCCAAAGAGCAAAAAACCTAGAAGTTGAAGCATTGAGGGGTCTTGATTCTGCGATAGTTCAGGCGAAGGGAATTGTCGCTGAAGCTGAAAAGAAGGCGGAAGAGATAGCGGGCTCTGCGTACGAAGCCATGAAGAACGTGGAGCAACTGGGGAAAACAGCAAAAGCGATGAAGAATATCATCGAAGGTTACGGTGATGAATATCTCATACCACGGCGCAGTTTGCTTGATGATTTAGCAGAAGATTTCGGATTCACAGAGGCTGGGATCAACCTCAAGGCCGCCCGTGAACGCACAAAATCTATGGTATGTAATAGTACGGCGGCAACCTGTGAGTACGTTGAGGCGAAGCGAAAAGATACGGCGATGGATTTTGTTGTCGATGCATTCAACGGTAAGGTTGACTCCATATTGTCCCGCATCAAAAATGATAATGCAGGGAAGTTGGAGCAAGAAATCAAGGATGCATTTACCCTCGTTAATCACAACGGAAAGGCTTTTAGGGAGGCGGCCATATCTCCCGAGTATTTAGCTTCGCGTATTGATGAATTGAAATGGGCGGCGGTGGCTCAGCAGCTCAAACTGGAAGAGAAAGAAGAGCAACGACGGATTAAGGAGCAGATCAAGGAAGAAGAAAAAGCGCGGCGGGATTTTGAGCGTGCAATGAAGGATGCGGCCAAAGAAGAGGATATACTCAGAAAGGCGATGGAAAAAGCTCAGGCGCAAATTGCTCAAGCAAGCGAAGAGCAAAAGGTGAAATACGAGGCGCAGCTTACTGAGTTATCGGAGAGACTAAGAGCCGCTGAAGAAAAGAGTCAAAGAGCTCTATCCATGGCGCAACAAACAAAACGCGGTCATGTCTATATTATTTCAAATATCGGCTCGTTCGGAGAGCATGTTTACAAGATCGGTTTGACCAGAAGATTGGATCCATTGGATCGGATTAAAGAGCTTGGTGACTCTAGCGTGCCCTTTGAATTCGATGTCCACGCATTGATTTTCAGCGAGGATGCCCCCGCCTTGGAAAATCAACTACATAAGCATTTCGTTATGATGCAGATGAATAAAGTTAACTATCGAAAGGAATTTTTCAAAGTTGATATTGGCCATATCCGTGAAGAGGTCGAGAAGTTTGGGTTAGTTGCTAAATGGACGATGGCTGCCTTGGCGGAAGAGTATCGACAAAGTATGTTGATCGAAAAAGCAATAGCGGAAGATCCTGCGAAGAAAGATGCATGGATCAATCGGCAGTTATTGCTAGAGCCGGCAGACTCCTTTGCAGGTAGCGATATCGCTGACAAGGAAGGGCTTACTCCCTGTAATGGTTTGGAATTGCCCGTCGCCGATCTGACAATCACGGCTAGCGGGTCGGCGACGAGGGATAAGTCCTAA
- a CDS encoding ion transporter, which translates to MSIRKRTWEIISAAKPEDPVSRIFMIAILSLIFLNVLAVIAGSVQSIQDRWGIFLNIFEVFSVSIFTMEYIARLWSCTADHRFSGHIFGRIRFALRAMSIVDLLSILPFYLPFLGIDLRTLRVLRLFRILRVAKIGHYYSSLNLIRHVLRSKKEELVLTSVLMGILLVVASSLLYCCENAAQPKTFSSIPATMWWAVTTITTVGYGDMCPITVLGKVCASIVAVLGIGMFALPTGILGAGFVEAIQKSKESRAACCPHCGKKLP; encoded by the coding sequence ATGAGTATCCGTAAACGCACATGGGAAATCATTTCGGCAGCAAAACCAGAAGACCCTGTGAGCCGAATATTTATGATAGCCATTTTATCGCTCATTTTTCTCAACGTTCTTGCTGTAATTGCAGGATCTGTTCAATCCATACAGGATCGATGGGGTATTTTTTTAAATATTTTTGAGGTTTTTTCGGTCAGTATTTTCACTATGGAATATATTGCGAGGCTTTGGTCGTGCACAGCCGATCATCGTTTTAGCGGACATATTTTTGGACGTATTCGTTTCGCTTTGAGAGCGATGTCTATTGTCGATCTTTTATCCATTCTTCCTTTTTATCTTCCGTTCCTTGGCATAGACCTCCGGACGCTTCGAGTTCTGCGTCTCTTTCGGATCCTTCGTGTTGCCAAGATTGGACATTATTATTCATCCCTTAATCTGATAAGACACGTTCTTCGCTCTAAGAAGGAGGAGCTTGTTCTCACGTCGGTTTTAATGGGGATTCTCCTCGTTGTAGCTTCCAGTTTGCTTTATTGCTGCGAAAACGCAGCACAGCCAAAAACCTTTTCAAGCATTCCGGCAACTATGTGGTGGGCTGTCACCACGATAACAACTGTAGGTTACGGCGACATGTGTCCAATCACCGTCCTCGGGAAAGTATGTGCAAGCATAGTGGCAGTTCTTGGTATCGGTATGTTTGCGCTCCCCACCGGGATTCTCGGGGCTGGCTTTGTTGAGGCAATCCAGAAGTCTAAGGAATCTAGGGCAGCATGTTGTCCGCACTGCGGAAAGAAACTGCCCTAG
- a CDS encoding nucleotidyl transferase AbiEii/AbiGii toxin family protein, whose translation MNLFDRLVEQAMQSEQALGTVRPALEKELLHHDILREMSRNGLLTGLTFIGGTCLRACYGSPRLSEDLDFAGGSRFDPARLAGLKPLLEKTLLNKYGLPVDVSDPEREEGNVCTWKVRIQTRPGTKHLPAQRIHIDICAVPSHQPRPAMLRNFYGVNMGTEGLILQAQTREEILADKWVALAFRPNRVKYRDLWDMLWLDRQGIRLDIPLLLCKLDDRQRLRQEFLSVLLSRLDDLGNNPEHRQDFRKEMERFLPATDVREMLGQPEFWKLLLLNLQDQAALIRQAI comes from the coding sequence ATGAATCTGTTTGATCGGCTGGTGGAACAGGCAATGCAATCGGAGCAGGCCCTCGGAACGGTACGTCCGGCTCTTGAGAAAGAACTGCTGCATCACGACATTCTGCGCGAAATGAGCCGCAACGGACTGTTGACGGGCCTGACGTTTATCGGAGGAACCTGTCTGCGCGCCTGTTACGGTTCGCCCCGGCTGAGCGAAGATCTGGACTTTGCCGGAGGGAGCAGATTCGATCCTGCCCGGCTGGCGGGACTGAAACCGCTGCTGGAAAAAACTCTTCTCAACAAGTACGGCCTGCCTGTTGATGTCAGCGATCCGGAACGGGAGGAGGGAAATGTGTGCACCTGGAAGGTACGCATTCAGACCCGTCCGGGCACGAAGCACCTTCCTGCACAGCGCATTCACATTGATATTTGCGCCGTGCCAAGTCACCAGCCGCGACCTGCAATGCTACGCAACTTTTACGGCGTGAACATGGGAACCGAAGGGCTGATCTTACAGGCGCAGACCCGCGAGGAAATTCTCGCCGACAAATGGGTTGCTCTGGCGTTTCGTCCCAACCGGGTCAAGTATCGTGATCTGTGGGACATGCTCTGGCTGGATCGACAGGGGATCCGTCTGGATATCCCGCTGTTGTTATGCAAGCTCGACGACCGCCAGCGTCTCCGGCAGGAGTTTTTATCCGTTCTGCTCAGCCGGTTGGATGACTTGGGGAATAATCCGGAACACCGGCAGGACTTCCGCAAAGAGATGGAGAGATTTCTTCCTGCTACAGACGTTCGCGAAATGCTTGGACAGCCGGAATTCTGGAAACTTTTGCTGCTTAATTTACAGGATCAGGCAGCCTTGATCAGACAGGCAATTTAA
- a CDS encoding type IV toxin-antitoxin system AbiEi family antitoxin domain-containing protein, which produces MQPMFELIRSLRDFADAKARVFALSDLRALLPGHGEGAFKSVVTRLERRGDLIRVCRGIYILPDSTLRGSDLLGHTAASLRAGFFNYLSLETVLSEAGVISQIPVNRLTLMSSGRSGVTACGAYGSIEFVHTRRKAEELTPLLTYDPRFHLWRASVPLALRDMRATRRDTGLVNQEVANESV; this is translated from the coding sequence ATGCAACCCATGTTTGAGTTAATCAGGAGCTTGCGGGACTTTGCTGATGCAAAGGCACGGGTGTTTGCTTTGTCAGACCTGCGGGCTTTGCTCCCGGGACACGGGGAAGGCGCTTTCAAGTCAGTGGTGACGCGGCTGGAACGCAGAGGTGATCTAATCCGGGTCTGCCGGGGAATTTATATTCTGCCTGATTCAACCCTTCGCGGTAGTGATCTTTTAGGGCATACGGCCGCTTCCCTGCGCGCTGGTTTTTTCAATTATCTGAGTTTGGAAACGGTGTTGAGCGAAGCGGGAGTGATCTCACAAATTCCCGTGAACCGTCTTACTCTGATGTCCTCGGGCCGATCCGGTGTTACGGCCTGCGGGGCATATGGAAGTATTGAGTTTGTGCACACCCGCAGAAAGGCCGAAGAGCTGACACCGTTGCTGACCTACGATCCACGGTTCCATCTGTGGCGTGCATCGGTACCGTTGGCGTTGCGAGATATGCGGGCAACCCGTAGAGATACCGGACTGGTGAATCAGGAGGTGGCGAATGAATCTGTTTGA
- a CDS encoding 23S rRNA (adenine(2503)-C(2))-methyltransferase RlmN, translating to MVKMNSVYDIQTLETLCREPHRLKLFRNAFFKKALPLEECLEKAPELTGQLVFHASETIERHDSQRDGATKMVLRTADGHKIEAVILRIASGRTSLCISSQIGCAADCQFCATGKLGFIRNLTADEMLDQVLLAKRLLREEGRTLRNVVVMGMGEPLRNEANLFQCLEILRDPRFFNLSDNHLMVSTVGIPDAMVRFSERFPTIRLALSLHSARQEVRERIMPVAKVYTLEKLKSVLPEVGEFMVELLLLKGINDGPEDAAALIDFLHGTKAHINLIQFNPHPGAQFEPVSEETRKAFADELKRAGFKVTLRYSLGDDIAAACGQLAGK from the coding sequence ATGGTTAAAATGAATTCTGTGTACGACATTCAGACATTGGAAACCCTTTGCCGGGAACCGCACCGTCTGAAGCTTTTCCGCAACGCTTTTTTCAAGAAGGCACTGCCGCTCGAAGAATGTCTGGAGAAAGCACCGGAGCTGACTGGGCAACTTGTTTTCCACGCATCGGAAACAATAGAGCGGCACGACTCGCAGCGCGACGGCGCAACCAAAATGGTCCTGCGGACAGCTGACGGACACAAGATCGAGGCCGTGATTCTACGGATCGCCTCGGGCCGGACAAGCCTCTGTATTTCATCGCAGATCGGCTGCGCCGCCGACTGTCAGTTTTGCGCCACCGGTAAGCTCGGTTTCATCCGCAACCTGACCGCCGACGAAATGCTCGATCAGGTTTTGCTCGCCAAGCGGCTTTTGCGCGAAGAAGGGCGGACGCTTCGCAACGTCGTAGTGATGGGCATGGGCGAGCCGCTCCGCAACGAAGCGAACCTTTTCCAATGTCTGGAAATCCTGCGCGATCCGCGGTTTTTCAATCTCTCCGACAACCACCTGATGGTTTCTACCGTCGGCATTCCGGATGCGATGGTGCGTTTTTCAGAACGGTTTCCAACCATCCGGCTGGCGCTCAGCCTGCACAGCGCGCGGCAGGAAGTCCGCGAGCGGATTATGCCGGTTGCCAAAGTTTATACGCTGGAAAAGCTGAAATCTGTTTTGCCGGAGGTCGGGGAGTTTATGGTTGAGCTTCTTTTGTTGAAGGGCATCAACGACGGGCCGGAAGATGCCGCCGCTTTGATCGACTTTCTGCACGGCACGAAAGCGCACATCAACCTGATTCAGTTTAATCCGCACCCCGGCGCACAGTTCGAACCGGTTTCCGAAGAGACCCGTAAAGCCTTCGCCGATGAACTGAAGCGCGCCGGATTTAAAGTAACACTGCGCTACTCCCTCGGCGACGACATCGCCGCCGCCTGCGGCCAGCTGGCGGGGAAATGA